From a region of the Pseudomonadaceae bacterium SI-3 genome:
- a CDS encoding PilZ domain-containing protein, whose amino-acid sequence MPSKTDLTSAELAYINELVSGSSAEPGETRAGFRVDGGEKANGLLLQLAAKANLTLEAELEDYCMSFPLQLKQDEFQAVQLQLAPPTIYERGPVLRAWRLHLDEPLPLLSDDGNETALSVHELSPNGLLVDAGAKHQAPKHLHMRLALPGEDSFQIDAHRIRHAEGGMTAYEVEYPQDKDAERIRSYLYEQHQRLHPELQPELSTRATSDAPENS is encoded by the coding sequence ATGCCTAGCAAAACTGATCTGACCAGTGCCGAACTGGCCTACATCAACGAACTTGTCAGTGGCTCGTCTGCAGAGCCGGGCGAAACACGGGCTGGCTTCCGCGTCGACGGCGGAGAAAAGGCCAACGGCCTGCTCTTGCAACTGGCTGCGAAGGCCAACCTGACCCTCGAAGCGGAGCTCGAGGATTATTGCATGTCGTTCCCGCTGCAGCTGAAGCAGGATGAATTCCAGGCGGTGCAATTGCAGCTGGCGCCTCCGACCATCTATGAACGCGGACCGGTACTTCGCGCCTGGCGATTGCACTTGGACGAACCGCTGCCACTACTTTCCGACGATGGCAACGAAACCGCGCTGAGCGTGCATGAGTTGTCACCCAACGGCCTGCTGGTGGACGCCGGAGCCAAGCATCAGGCGCCCAAACATCTGCACATGCGCCTGGCATTGCCGGGCGAAGACTCGTTTCAGATCGACGCTCATCGGATCCGCCATGCCGAAGGTGGAATGACTGCCTACGAAGTCGAATATCCGCAGGACAAAGATGCCGAACGCATCCGCTCCTATCTGTACGAACAGCATCAGCGTTTGCATCCCGAGTTGCAGCCAGAGCTTTCCACGCGGGCCACCTCCGACGCCCCCGAGAATTCTTAG
- a CDS encoding flavodoxin (An electron-transfer protein; flavodoxin binds one FMN molecule, which serves as a redox-active prosthetic group) — MKVAILSGTVYGTAEDVARHAATVLKAAGFDAWHDPRAQLAQVLDFGPQALLVVTATTGMGELPDSFVPLYTAIRDQFPAWQGLPGGVIALGDASYGDTFCGGGELVRELYAELGVREVQEMLRLDASETVTPETDAEPWLESFAAALRG; from the coding sequence ATGAAAGTGGCCATCCTCTCCGGTACCGTCTATGGCACAGCTGAAGACGTTGCCCGCCATGCTGCGACGGTACTCAAGGCGGCGGGGTTCGACGCCTGGCATGATCCGCGCGCGCAGCTGGCGCAGGTCCTGGACTTCGGACCGCAAGCCTTGCTGGTGGTGACTGCCACCACTGGGATGGGCGAGCTACCGGACAGTTTCGTCCCGCTCTACACGGCGATTCGTGATCAATTTCCGGCCTGGCAGGGCTTGCCAGGCGGGGTGATCGCACTGGGCGACGCCAGCTATGGCGATACCTTCTGCGGCGGCGGGGAGTTGGTTCGGGAGTTGTACGCCGAGCTGGGCGTACGCGAAGTACAGGAAATGCTGCGCCTTGATGCCAGCGAAACGGTAACGCCGGAGACCGATGCCGAGCCCTGGTTGGAAAGCTTTGCCGCAGCTCTGCGTGGCTGA
- a CDS encoding ACP phosphodiesterase produces the protein MNYLAHLHLGGERPGQLLGSLYGDFVKGPLQDRWPADIEAGIRLHRQIDVFTDSHPIVLQAKQRFPRERRRYAGILVDLFFDHCLAAHWPHYAEEPLQHFTARVYQVLLEEAELPGTLALIAPRMAAQDWLGSYREFSVMEQVVAGMSRRLSRPEGLLGGVEEMERLYEPLLQDFQAFYPHLQAFARRAD, from the coding sequence ATGAACTATCTTGCGCACCTTCATCTCGGCGGCGAGCGGCCCGGGCAGCTGCTCGGCAGTCTCTATGGCGACTTCGTCAAAGGGCCCTTACAGGACCGATGGCCAGCCGATATCGAAGCGGGCATTCGCCTGCACCGACAGATCGATGTATTTACCGATAGCCACCCGATTGTCCTTCAAGCCAAGCAGCGCTTTCCCCGCGAGCGACGACGCTACGCAGGCATCTTGGTCGATCTTTTTTTCGATCATTGCCTGGCGGCGCATTGGCCCCACTACGCCGAAGAGCCCCTTCAGCATTTCACCGCGCGGGTGTATCAGGTGTTGCTTGAGGAAGCCGAGCTCCCCGGCACGCTGGCGCTAATCGCGCCGCGCATGGCCGCTCAGGACTGGCTCGGCAGTTATCGGGAGTTTTCCGTGATGGAGCAGGTTGTGGCCGGCATGAGCCGGCGTTTGTCACGCCCCGAAGGGCTGCTCGGCGGTGTCGAGGAAATGGAACGGCTATATGAGCCGCTGCTGCAGGACTTCCAAGCGTTCTATCCGCACCTGCAAGCCTTCGCTCGCCGCGCAGACTGA
- a CDS encoding 1-acyl-sn-glycerol-3-phosphate acyltransferase, translated as MRRIRLYFRLLRLSMVVLYGLLLACGLKLRTVLGFDPSQAERQQLCRSFLGRLAAALPFQIRVTGDLPDKPMLWVANHLSWTDIPLLGLLQPMTFLAKAEIRHWPVIGWLTTEAGTRFIQRGGSDSRLLSQQMSEELGQGSSLLIFPEGTTTDGTSLRTFHSRLLACAIDTGVPVQPVAIRYLRNGVIDPIAPFIGDDDLLSHLFRLLAEDTAVVEIQLLAPLSSHDTQRNPLARRCHNAIAEALYGPSQLMPIANAA; from the coding sequence ATGCGCAGGATCAGGCTGTATTTTCGTCTCTTGAGATTGTCCATGGTGGTTCTCTACGGCCTGCTACTGGCCTGCGGTCTGAAACTGCGCACGGTGCTGGGCTTTGATCCCTCTCAAGCTGAGCGCCAGCAGCTGTGCCGTTCGTTTCTGGGGCGGCTCGCAGCGGCATTGCCATTTCAGATTCGTGTGACAGGCGATTTGCCAGATAAGCCGATGTTGTGGGTCGCCAACCACCTATCGTGGACCGACATCCCCCTGCTGGGCCTGCTGCAACCGATGACCTTCCTCGCCAAAGCCGAGATCCGTCATTGGCCGGTGATTGGCTGGCTGACAACCGAGGCTGGAACCCGCTTCATCCAGCGCGGTGGCAGCGACAGTAGGTTGCTCAGCCAGCAGATGAGCGAGGAACTGGGGCAAGGAAGCAGTCTGCTGATATTCCCCGAAGGCACCACAACCGATGGCACTTCGCTGCGCACATTCCACTCAAGACTGCTGGCCTGTGCGATCGATACGGGTGTGCCGGTACAGCCCGTTGCGATTCGATATCTGCGCAACGGCGTTATCGATCCGATAGCCCCCTTTATCGGCGACGACGATCTGCTTTCACATCTGTTTCGGCTACTGGCAGAAGATACAGCAGTGGTGGAAATCCAGCTGCTGGCCCCGCTATCCAGCCATGACACGCAACGTAACCCACTCGCCCGTCGTTGCCACAATGCGATCGCCGAAGCGCTGTACGGTCCTTCGCAGCTGATGCCGATCGCCAACGCTGCCTGA
- a CDS encoding hemolysin, with protein MTTIAFPRVTRQLQALRLLGDDALREAQALRYQVFNGEYGAQMQGSEAGLDSDEFDAYCSHIGVRDSGSGELVATTRLLDNQTARGLGRFYSENEFNLQGLAKLEGPILEIGRTCVHPAYRNGATIAVLWAELAEVLNQGGYRYLMGCASIPMRDGGVQAQAIMQRLRERHLSTELLHACPKNPLPALALPDNVIAETPALLKAYMRLGAKICGEPCWDPDFQVADLFILLKRDELCPRYARHFKAAV; from the coding sequence ATGACCACCATTGCCTTCCCCCGCGTGACGCGACAACTGCAGGCGTTACGCCTGCTCGGCGACGATGCATTACGTGAGGCTCAGGCGCTGCGTTATCAGGTATTCAACGGCGAGTATGGCGCTCAGATGCAGGGCAGCGAGGCCGGTTTGGACAGCGATGAGTTTGACGCTTACTGCAGCCATATCGGTGTACGCGACTCAGGCAGCGGGGAGCTTGTCGCAACCACGCGCCTGCTCGATAACCAGACGGCGCGTGGATTGGGACGGTTCTACAGCGAAAACGAATTCAACCTACAAGGCCTGGCGAAACTTGAAGGGCCAATCCTGGAGATTGGCCGGACCTGCGTTCATCCGGCCTACCGCAACGGCGCGACCATCGCCGTGCTCTGGGCGGAACTGGCTGAAGTGCTCAACCAAGGTGGCTATCGATATCTCATGGGCTGCGCCAGCATTCCAATGCGCGACGGCGGCGTCCAGGCCCAGGCCATCATGCAGCGACTGCGCGAACGTCATCTTTCGACGGAGCTGCTACACGCATGCCCTAAAAACCCGCTACCTGCGCTCGCGTTGCCCGACAACGTCATCGCTGAGACACCTGCGCTGCTCAAGGCCTACATGCGACTGGGAGCAAAGATCTGCGGTGAACCTTGCTGGGATCCGGATTTTCAGGTCGCAGACCTCTTCATTCTCCTCAAGCGCGACGAGCTGTGCCCGCGTTACGCCCGGCACTTCAAGGCAGCGGTCTGA
- a CDS encoding acyl-CoA dehydrogenase, with translation MSWHTVLGPIERLPQPAALDDWFCEVQANGGGDPFELAVRGGRQAATPGLAFLVGYQAALRRLWPSAPAGIGALCATEQRKLRPADMQTRLDRLTLTGSKDFVIAGSAAAWLLVPARDEAPGEPARLSLCVVGSGDRGVTIEDMPPLPLVPDIVHGRLRLERVPCQRLAGDGWDDYVKPFRTLEDLYVLVAMVSWLYGIALECAWPQALQLRLIGLLAAAAEVSRLPPAELSTQLLLAALDAQWAATLPALDTALDEGPGHWARLWQRDRGILQLARQAQAKRLDKAASAFALTPRRDRD, from the coding sequence ATGTCTTGGCACACCGTGCTTGGTCCGATTGAACGCTTGCCGCAGCCTGCGGCGCTGGACGATTGGTTTTGCGAGGTACAGGCCAATGGAGGCGGTGACCCGTTCGAGTTGGCGGTGCGCGGCGGCCGGCAAGCCGCCACGCCTGGCCTGGCGTTTCTGGTCGGCTATCAGGCCGCGTTGCGGCGGCTCTGGCCGTCGGCGCCAGCGGGTATCGGTGCGCTATGCGCGACCGAGCAGCGTAAGCTGCGCCCGGCGGATATGCAGACTCGGTTGGATAGATTGACGCTTACCGGCAGCAAGGACTTTGTCATTGCTGGATCGGCGGCGGCCTGGTTGTTGGTTCCGGCACGAGACGAGGCGCCAGGCGAGCCGGCAAGGCTCAGCCTGTGCGTCGTGGGTTCCGGTGATCGGGGCGTGACTATCGAGGACATGCCGCCGCTGCCGCTGGTACCGGATATCGTGCATGGGCGCTTGCGCCTCGAGCGGGTGCCATGTCAGCGGTTGGCGGGTGACGGCTGGGACGACTACGTCAAGCCGTTTCGCACGCTGGAAGACCTGTATGTGCTCGTCGCCATGGTCAGCTGGTTGTATGGAATCGCCTTGGAGTGCGCATGGCCGCAGGCGCTGCAGCTCAGATTGATCGGTCTGTTGGCGGCTGCAGCCGAAGTATCGCGCCTGCCGCCCGCTGAGCTTTCGACGCAGCTGTTGTTGGCTGCGCTCGATGCACAATGGGCCGCAACCTTACCTGCGCTGGATACGGCACTCGATGAAGGTCCGGGCCATTGGGCCAGGCTATGGCAGCGCGATCGCGGCATATTGCAGTTGGCGCGCCAGGCACAGGCCAAGCGGCTGGACAAGGCAGCGTCGGCTTTCGCACTGACGCCTCGGCGTGACCGGGACTGA
- a CDS encoding cardiolipin synthase B, protein MLAGEVFPWREGNRFRLLLDGPQFFPQILQRIDTAQQRVDIELYLVEDGLCTDRLVDTLIAAAGRGVRVRCLFDGFGCLKLGQKTRQRLLDAGVDLRQYNPLKLTLKFRNLHRDHRKLILIDNLCCFVGGAGATDEFWNPAEPDEHWHEAMVEISGSVMEDWQRLFDVQWTLCLKRRIWQLPLPRQLPKIPAAPDALDGAGRVAYSAARQHRDILHSLLRNLRRAERRIWLATPYFLPTGKVRRELMRAARRGVEVRLLLTSRNTDHPSVRYAGQRFYPRLLRAGVRIHEYQPHFLHLKLVLVDDWVSVGSCNFDHWNLRWNLEANLEAVDSQLSADVAKSFEHDFNQSLEIDLDQWHARPLYLRMYQRLWGLLDRLVINIFNRSG, encoded by the coding sequence ATGCTCGCCGGCGAGGTGTTTCCGTGGCGCGAAGGTAATCGTTTTCGGTTGCTGCTCGACGGCCCACAATTTTTTCCACAGATATTGCAGCGTATCGATACTGCGCAGCAGCGTGTGGATATCGAGCTCTATCTGGTCGAGGACGGGCTCTGTACCGATCGGCTCGTCGACACGCTGATTGCCGCAGCCGGTCGTGGTGTACGCGTGCGCTGCCTGTTCGATGGCTTCGGTTGCTTGAAACTCGGGCAGAAGACGCGTCAGCGGCTGCTCGACGCAGGTGTCGACCTGCGCCAATACAACCCGCTCAAGCTAACGCTCAAATTCCGCAACCTTCATCGCGATCACCGCAAGCTGATCCTGATCGATAACTTGTGCTGTTTTGTTGGAGGCGCCGGTGCGACAGACGAGTTCTGGAACCCGGCCGAGCCGGACGAGCATTGGCATGAGGCGATGGTGGAAATCAGCGGGTCGGTGATGGAGGACTGGCAGCGCCTGTTCGATGTGCAATGGACGCTGTGCCTCAAACGCCGGATCTGGCAGCTGCCGTTGCCTCGGCAGCTGCCGAAGATACCCGCCGCGCCCGATGCGCTCGACGGAGCAGGGCGAGTGGCCTATTCCGCTGCGCGTCAGCATCGTGACATCCTCCACAGCCTGTTGCGCAATCTGCGAAGGGCTGAGCGGCGTATCTGGCTTGCAACTCCGTATTTTCTGCCGACGGGCAAGGTGCGGCGGGAGCTGATGCGCGCGGCTCGCCGCGGCGTCGAGGTTCGACTGCTGCTGACCAGCCGCAACACCGACCATCCGTCCGTGCGCTATGCCGGGCAGCGTTTCTATCCAAGATTGCTTCGCGCAGGCGTGCGGATTCATGAATATCAGCCACACTTTCTGCACCTGAAACTCGTGTTGGTCGATGACTGGGTGAGTGTCGGCTCGTGCAATTTCGATCATTGGAATCTGCGCTGGAATCTTGAGGCGAACCTGGAAGCGGTCGACTCGCAGCTAAGCGCCGACGTTGCCAAGAGCTTCGAACACGACTTCAATCAGAGCCTCGAGATCGACCTGGATCAGTGGCACGCACGCCCCCTTTACCTGCGGATGTACCAACGACTGTGGGGCCTGCTCGACCGGCTCGTGATCAATATCTTCAACCGAAGCGGCTGA
- a CDS encoding protease yields the protein MAAKKILMLVGDYVEDYETMVPFQALQMVGHTVHAVCPDKKAGDTVRTAIHDFEGDQTYSEKPGHNFALNFDFAEVRAVDYDALVVPGGRSPEYLRLNEQVIKLVKAFGEAKKPIAAVCHGAQLLAAADVLRGRACSAYPACAPEVRLAGGEFVDIGVDEAHTEGNLVTAPAWPAHPAWLAAFLELLGTRISL from the coding sequence ATGGCTGCGAAGAAAATTTTGATGCTGGTCGGCGACTACGTCGAAGATTACGAAACCATGGTGCCGTTTCAGGCCCTGCAGATGGTCGGTCATACCGTGCATGCGGTCTGCCCGGACAAGAAGGCTGGCGACACCGTGCGCACAGCGATCCACGATTTCGAAGGCGACCAGACCTATAGCGAAAAGCCCGGCCATAATTTTGCGCTGAACTTCGATTTCGCCGAGGTGCGCGCCGTGGACTATGACGCATTGGTGGTGCCGGGAGGCCGCTCGCCTGAGTACCTGCGGCTCAATGAGCAGGTGATAAAACTGGTGAAAGCATTTGGTGAGGCGAAAAAGCCGATTGCCGCGGTATGCCACGGCGCTCAGTTGCTGGCTGCCGCTGATGTGCTGCGAGGGCGTGCGTGTAGCGCTTATCCCGCCTGCGCACCGGAGGTTCGGCTGGCCGGTGGTGAATTCGTCGATATCGGTGTCGACGAGGCGCATACCGAGGGCAATCTCGTGACCGCTCCGGCGTGGCCGGCGCACCCCGCTTGGCTGGCAGCATTCCTCGAGCTGCTCGGGACCCGCATCAGCCTGTAA
- a CDS encoding DUF2132 domain-containing protein, whose amino-acid sequence MSQPQDPLHGVTLESILVELQAHYGWEGLAERVDIRCFKSDPSIKSSLTFLRKTPWARAKVEGLFVQLRRSRRD is encoded by the coding sequence ATGTCCCAACCCCAAGACCCGCTCCATGGCGTGACGCTGGAGTCGATACTCGTCGAGCTGCAGGCTCACTATGGCTGGGAGGGGCTGGCGGAGCGGGTCGATATCCGCTGCTTTAAGAGCGACCCGAGTATCAAGTCGAGTCTGACGTTTCTGCGCAAGACGCCATGGGCGCGGGCGAAGGTGGAGGGGTTGTTCGTTCAGCTGCGCCGGAGCCGGCGTGATTAG
- a CDS encoding fumarate hydratase — protein sequence MTVIKQDDLIQSVADALQFISYYHPVDFIQAMHEAYLREESPAARDSMAQILINSRMCATGHRPICQDTGIVTVFVRVGMDVRWDDASMSLDDMINEGVRRAYNLPENVLRASILADPAGSRKNTKDNTPAVIHYSIVPGDKVEVDVAAKGGGSENKSKMAMLNPSDSIVDWVLKTVPTMGAGWCPPGMLGIGIGGTAEKAAVMAKEVLMESIDIHELKARGPQNRIEELRLELFEKVNQLGIGAQGLGGLTTVLDVKIMDYPTHAASLPVCMIPNCAATRHAHFVLDGSGPAELTPPPLDAYPEIVWEAGPSARRVNLDTITPEEVQSWKPGETVLLNGKMLTGRDAAHKRMVDMLNKGEELPVDLKGRFIYYVGPVDPVGDEVVGPAGPTTATRMDKFTRQILESTGLLGMIGKSERGPIAIEAIKDNKAVYLMAVGGAAYLVAQAIKKSKVLAFAELGMEAIYEFEVKDMPVTVAVDTNGESVHITGPAIWQKKIAENLAVEVQ from the coding sequence ATGACCGTGATCAAGCAAGACGACCTGATACAAAGCGTTGCTGACGCTTTGCAGTTCATCTCCTACTACCACCCCGTCGACTTTATCCAGGCGATGCACGAGGCCTACCTGCGTGAAGAGTCACCGGCAGCCCGTGACTCCATGGCGCAGATCCTGATCAATTCGCGGATGTGCGCCACCGGACACCGCCCGATCTGCCAGGACACCGGCATCGTTACCGTATTCGTGCGCGTGGGTATGGACGTACGCTGGGACGACGCCAGCATGAGCCTGGACGACATGATCAACGAAGGCGTCCGCCGCGCCTACAACCTGCCGGAGAACGTTCTGCGGGCTTCGATCCTCGCCGACCCCGCAGGTTCCCGTAAGAACACGAAAGACAACACGCCGGCGGTCATCCACTACTCCATCGTTCCCGGCGACAAGGTCGAAGTAGACGTAGCGGCCAAGGGTGGCGGTTCGGAAAACAAGTCGAAGATGGCCATGCTCAACCCGTCCGACTCAATCGTCGACTGGGTGCTGAAGACCGTGCCGACCATGGGCGCCGGCTGGTGCCCGCCGGGCATGCTCGGCATCGGCATCGGCGGCACCGCGGAGAAAGCCGCGGTGATGGCCAAAGAAGTGCTGATGGAATCCATCGACATCCACGAACTGAAGGCCCGCGGCCCGCAGAACCGCATCGAAGAGCTGCGTCTGGAGCTGTTCGAGAAGGTCAACCAACTGGGTATCGGTGCGCAGGGCCTCGGCGGCCTGACTACCGTGCTTGACGTCAAGATCATGGATTACCCGACGCACGCGGCCTCACTGCCGGTGTGCATGATCCCCAACTGCGCTGCCACACGCCACGCCCACTTCGTGCTCGACGGCTCCGGCCCGGCCGAACTGACCCCGCCACCGCTCGACGCCTATCCGGAAATCGTCTGGGAAGCCGGCCCGAGCGCGCGTCGCGTCAACCTCGACACCATCACACCGGAAGAAGTGCAGAGCTGGAAGCCGGGCGAAACCGTTCTGCTCAACGGCAAGATGCTCACCGGTCGCGACGCCGCGCACAAGCGCATGGTCGACATGTTGAACAAGGGCGAAGAGCTGCCGGTGGACCTCAAGGGTCGCTTCATTTACTACGTCGGTCCGGTCGATCCAGTCGGCGACGAAGTGGTTGGCCCCGCCGGCCCGACCACCGCGACGCGCATGGACAAATTCACCCGTCAAATCCTCGAGAGCACCGGCCTGCTGGGCATGATCGGCAAGTCCGAGCGCGGCCCGATCGCCATCGAGGCCATCAAGGACAACAAGGCGGTGTACTTGATGGCGGTCGGCGGCGCGGCCTATCTGGTCGCCCAGGCGATCAAGAAGTCCAAGGTGCTGGCGTTCGCCGAACTGGGAATGGAGGCGATCTACGAGTTCGAAGTGAAGGACATGCCGGTCACCGTCGCGGTCGACACCAACGGCGAATCAGTGCACATCACCGGGCCGGCGATCTGGCAGAAGAAGATCGCGGAAAACCTGGCTGTAGAGGTGCAATAA
- the pyk gene encoding pyruvate kinase codes for MTSRRTKIVATLGPASSSPEVLEKMIVAGLDVARLNFSHGTPDEHRARAQLVRDIAAKHGRFVALLGDLQGPKIRIAKFANKRIELAEGDSFRFSVTHPRDAGTQEVVGIDYPDLVKDCSVGDELLLDDGRVVMRVDSSTADELHCTVLIGGPLSDNKGINRRGGGLTAPALTAKDKADIKLAADMNLDYLAVSFPRDAADMELARRLRDEAGSSAWLIAKIERAEAVADDEALDGLIRASDGVMVARGDLGVEIGDAELVGIQKKIILHARRNNKLVITATQMMESMIQNPMPTRAEVSDVANAVLDYTDAVMLSAESAAGEYPVEAIKAMARVCVGAEKHPTSTKSGHRLGQRFERSDESTALAAMYTANHFPGVKAIISLTESGYTPLIMSRIRSSVPIFAFSPHRETQARVAMIRGVQTIPFDPAALPADKVSQSAVDELLKRNIVNVGDWVILTKGDTYHGTGGTNTMKILRVGDSLT; via the coding sequence ATGACTTCGCGCCGTACCAAAATCGTCGCCACGCTGGGTCCAGCCAGCAGTTCACCTGAGGTGCTGGAAAAAATGATCGTCGCCGGGCTCGATGTGGCCCGCCTGAACTTTTCCCACGGGACGCCAGATGAGCACCGCGCCCGGGCGCAGCTGGTAAGGGATATCGCCGCGAAGCACGGTCGATTCGTTGCGCTGCTGGGTGACCTGCAAGGACCGAAGATCCGTATCGCCAAGTTTGCCAACAAGCGCATCGAACTGGCCGAAGGCGACAGCTTTCGCTTCTCCGTCACCCACCCCCGCGATGCTGGCACCCAGGAAGTGGTCGGCATCGATTATCCGGATCTGGTGAAGGACTGCAGTGTTGGCGACGAACTGCTGCTGGACGACGGTCGCGTGGTCATGCGCGTGGACAGCAGCACAGCCGATGAGCTGCACTGCACCGTACTGATCGGCGGGCCGCTGTCTGACAACAAGGGCATTAACCGTCGCGGTGGCGGCCTGACCGCGCCGGCATTGACTGCCAAGGACAAGGCCGACATCAAGCTGGCCGCCGACATGAACTTGGACTATCTCGCCGTCTCTTTCCCACGTGACGCGGCTGACATGGAGTTGGCTCGGCGGTTGCGTGACGAAGCCGGCTCCAGCGCGTGGCTGATCGCCAAGATCGAGCGCGCCGAAGCCGTGGCCGATGACGAAGCGCTGGATGGCCTGATCCGTGCGAGTGACGGCGTGATGGTCGCGCGTGGCGACCTCGGTGTGGAAATTGGTGATGCCGAGTTGGTGGGCATCCAGAAAAAGATCATTCTGCACGCGCGCCGCAACAATAAGCTGGTGATCACCGCGACCCAAATGATGGAGTCGATGATCCAGAACCCAATGCCGACCCGCGCCGAAGTGTCCGATGTAGCCAATGCCGTGCTCGACTACACCGACGCGGTGATGCTTTCAGCTGAAAGCGCCGCTGGCGAGTATCCGGTCGAAGCGATCAAGGCCATGGCGCGCGTGTGTGTCGGTGCCGAGAAGCATCCGACCAGTACCAAATCCGGCCATCGCCTGGGTCAGCGCTTCGAGCGCAGCGACGAAAGCACGGCGCTGGCGGCGATGTACACGGCGAACCACTTCCCAGGGGTCAAGGCGATCATCAGCCTGACCGAAAGTGGTTACACCCCGCTGATCATGTCGCGGATTCGCTCGTCGGTACCGATCTTTGCCTTTTCGCCCCATCGCGAAACCCAGGCCCGAGTCGCCATGATCCGCGGCGTGCAGACCATTCCCTTCGATCCGGCGGCCCTACCCGCTGACAAGGTCAGCCAGTCGGCAGTGGACGAGCTACTCAAGCGCAACATCGTCAATGTTGGCGACTGGGTGATCCTGACCAAGGGCGACACCTATCACGGAACGGGTGGCACCAACACCATGAAAATCTTGCGTGTAGGCGATTCCCTGACCTGA
- a CDS encoding DUF4124 domain-containing protein, whose product MRIAVLIVSILLAPLAAADIYRWVDSAGNVHFGAKPQPGAEPVEVRPQVIDRDDATRERQARTERFFEARREEQEAANVAASARQAQRERECQQLQNRLSRLSHGGRYFSADAKGERVYYSDEEIGAARRQLASRISQNCS is encoded by the coding sequence ATGCGTATCGCAGTACTGATAGTCAGCATTTTGTTGGCCCCGCTGGCGGCCGCCGATATCTACCGCTGGGTTGATTCCGCGGGCAATGTGCATTTCGGCGCGAAGCCGCAGCCAGGTGCGGAGCCGGTCGAGGTTCGGCCGCAGGTGATCGATAGAGACGACGCGACCCGCGAGCGGCAGGCGCGCACGGAGCGCTTCTTCGAGGCTCGTCGCGAAGAGCAGGAGGCGGCCAATGTGGCGGCGAGCGCTAGGCAGGCGCAACGAGAGCGCGAGTGCCAGCAGCTGCAAAACCGTTTGTCACGCCTGTCTCATGGAGGGCGCTATTTCAGTGCCGATGCAAAGGGTGAGCGCGTCTACTACAGTGATGAAGAAATAGGGGCGGCGCGGCGGCAGTTGGCCAGTCGTATCAGTCAGAACTGCAGCTGA
- a CDS encoding PilZ domain-containing protein translates to MDMHNQRSIQRHQLPYYLNVFNHFTDKPLGFIGNLSESGLMLISPYPMMTDIRFDMRLKIPGQHSQLRYVDFSAICRWSREDVTPGSFDSGFVFVSPPREIREMIDALHHYFSFRPMQHIPPARLPRIESAGNKAADQDCCQGT, encoded by the coding sequence ATGGACATGCACAATCAACGCAGTATTCAACGGCATCAATTGCCGTATTACCTCAACGTATTCAACCATTTCACGGACAAGCCGTTGGGTTTCATTGGCAACCTGTCCGAGTCCGGGCTGATGCTCATAAGCCCCTATCCGATGATGACTGACATACGTTTCGATATGCGTCTGAAAATTCCAGGCCAGCATAGCCAGCTGCGCTACGTCGATTTCAGCGCGATCTGTCGTTGGTCACGCGAAGACGTTACGCCCGGCAGCTTCGATTCAGGTTTCGTATTTGTCTCACCGCCCCGTGAGATTCGCGAAATGATCGATGCGCTGCACCACTACTTCAGCTTTCGTCCCATGCAGCACATTCCACCGGCGCGACTGCCGCGTATCGAGTCAGCCGGTAACAAGGCCGCCGATCAGGATTGCTGCCAAGGTACCTGA